The genomic interval TTTTTGGCGATGGGTAAAGCAGGCGACACCGTTGAAATCTTTGGCATGCCACTGGTTTTGAACGACTACTCGGGCCAGGTCTTCCCACCGTTGCTCGCTGCTATCGGCCTATTCTTTGTGGAAAAGGGTCTGAAGAAGATCATCCCAAGCGCTGTCCAGATGGTGTTCGTACCGTTCTTCTCCCTGCTGATTATGGTTCCCGCGGCCGCATTCTTGCTCGGTCCTTTCGGTATCGGAATCGGTAACCTCATCTCCAACTTCCTCTACGCGGTTAATGACTTCTCGCCATTCGTGCTGGCAATCATTATCCCGCTGCTGTACCCATTCCTGGTTCCGCTGGGACTACACTGGCCGCTTAACGCAATCATGGTCTCCAACCTTGCAACTCTGGGCTATGACTTCATCCAGGGTCCCATGGGTACATGGAACTTTGCTTGCTTCGGTCTTGTCGCTGGTGTTCTGGTTCTCTCCATCAAGGAGCGCAACGTACAGATGCGTCAGGTCTCGCTGGGTGGCGTGATGGCCGGTCTCTTGGGTGGTATCTCTGAGCCTTCCCTCTATGGTGTGGTTCTGCGCTTTAAGAAGTGCTACCCGCGCTTGCTTGCCGGTTGTTTTGTTGGTGGCGTTGTTGCCGGCATCTTTGACATCAAGGCTTCTGCCTTCGTCTTCACCTCGCTGCTCACGATCCCTGCAATGGATCCCATTGGCGGCTACGCTATCGCCATCGCTGCGGCCTTCTTCACCTCGTTCTTCCTGGTTATCTTCTTCGATTACCGCGGTAAGGAAGAAAAGGCTGAAATTCTTGCCAACCTTGCTGCTGCTCGTGCCGCTGAGAACAATGAAGTCGCACCTGCGCCTGCACCCGCTGCAGCTCCTGTCGCTGGTGGCGCAGCCGTTGCAACGGCCGTGGCAACCAAGACGGCTCTGGAAGCCGGCGCTGTTACCTTGCTGAGCAGCCCACTTGAAGGTGAAGCTGTTGCATTGTCCGAGGTTCCGGACCCGATTTTCTCTGCAGAAAAGCTGGGTAAAGGTATTGCTATCGTTCCTTCTGGTGCGGATGTTGTTGCGCCTGAAGACGCGACGGTCCTGACTGTTCAAAAGTCCGGACATGCCGTTGGGCTGCGCCTGGACAACGGTGTAGAGCTTTTGATCCACGTTGGTATTGATACCGTTCAGCTAGGTGGAGAAGGTTTCACCGTGCATGTGGAGAAGAAGCAGCATGTGTCCAAGGGGCAGAAGCTTATCAGCTTTGATAAGGACTTCATCACGTCCAAGGGCTACAACATGATCACCCCGGTTTTGGTAACAAATACCGTTAAGTTTGATGAGGTTAACAGTGCTCCAGCACCACACGTTGACTTTGACACCACGGTCATTACCACAAAGGCTTAATTAGAGGGTTCTTACTCCGCACGGAACCACGCCGCCCCTTTACACAACGTGAAGGGGCGGTTTTCTTATGCAGTACAACGTGGCGGCGCTAGGCTTAATCCATGATCATTGTTGGATTAACTGGAGGAATTGGGAGCGGTAAGTCCACGGTGTCACGGGCACTGGCGCGCAAAGGCGCATGCATTATCGACGCCGATCAGATTGCTCGCGAGGTTGTGGAACCAGGATCTTCGGTCCTCTTGGAGTTGGCGCAAGCCTTCGGGGAAGACGTGGTAGTGGATGGCGTTCTTGATCGTTCTTTGCTTGCCAGCCGGGCATTTGTCGATGAGGAACACACGCAGCTATTGAATGGGATTACGCATCCTGAAATCCGCCGCCGGATTAAGGACCGTCTGGTTCAAGCCCGTGAAGAGGGAAATCGTGTTGCGGTGCTTGATCATCCGCTTTTGCTCGAACAGGGCCTTGCTGCAGAGGTGGATCTGGTTGTGGTTGTTGATGTCCCGGCTGAGATTCGAGTTCAGCGGCTGGTTACGTTCCGGGGTATTGAAGA from Corynebacterium ulcerans carries:
- the coaE gene encoding dephospho-CoA kinase, which gives rise to MIIVGLTGGIGSGKSTVSRALARKGACIIDADQIAREVVEPGSSVLLELAQAFGEDVVVDGVLDRSLLASRAFVDEEHTQLLNGITHPEIRRRIKDRLVQAREEGNRVAVLDHPLLLEQGLAAEVDLVVVVDVPAEIRVQRLVTFRGIEEQDARNRIARQMSDAARLEKADVVIDNSCALSDLEPQIEELWERLLKVSLSQENM
- a CDS encoding glucose PTS transporter subunit IIA, which encodes MASTKQTSEFILDKVGGVDNVASLTHCATRLRFQLHDQSKADQTALDSNSDVLGVVPQGSSGLQVVMGGGVANYYQDIVRLPGMSSKAAGDSDGGNASTKKQYGGVRGKYSWVDYSFEFLSDTFRPILWALLGASLIITMLVLADTFGWQDFRAPIEEQPAGYQLLHAMWRSVFYFLPVMIGATAAKKLGANEWVGAAIPAALLTPEFLAMGKAGDTVEIFGMPLVLNDYSGQVFPPLLAAIGLFFVEKGLKKIIPSAVQMVFVPFFSLLIMVPAAAFLLGPFGIGIGNLISNFLYAVNDFSPFVLAIIIPLLYPFLVPLGLHWPLNAIMVSNLATLGYDFIQGPMGTWNFACFGLVAGVLVLSIKERNVQMRQVSLGGVMAGLLGGISEPSLYGVVLRFKKCYPRLLAGCFVGGVVAGIFDIKASAFVFTSLLTIPAMDPIGGYAIAIAAAFFTSFFLVIFFDYRGKEEKAEILANLAAARAAENNEVAPAPAPAAAPVAGGAAVATAVATKTALEAGAVTLLSSPLEGEAVALSEVPDPIFSAEKLGKGIAIVPSGADVVAPEDATVLTVQKSGHAVGLRLDNGVELLIHVGIDTVQLGGEGFTVHVEKKQHVSKGQKLISFDKDFITSKGYNMITPVLVTNTVKFDEVNSAPAPHVDFDTTVITTKA